The following are from one region of the Halobacteriovorax vibrionivorans genome:
- a CDS encoding phosphatase PAP2 family protein, producing the protein MLKACILFLFVTIHSFAFSPPSEHIRKSRWDISPIQIKFLATFFAIELVTYSIISPVFVKQEIDSSDYDFDEDDIEVPVWAYQLGNHGPEVLTAGMYGYYLFGNDEYAFEKAFVFTESMLISQGITFGTKYAVNKQRPDESNYLSFPSGHTTHAFTVGMWMSMDIYRSAKFHENIYIASLPLIYASYIGWTRIDANKHSFKDVATGALIGSLTSYFMYEFHFDENGKYRFNNKSGAILTPTVDPIRNRYGLSIGVTL; encoded by the coding sequence ATGTTAAAAGCATGTATCTTATTCTTATTTGTGACCATTCACTCTTTTGCGTTTTCACCTCCTTCTGAGCATATCCGTAAGAGTCGTTGGGATATTTCTCCAATCCAAATCAAATTCTTAGCTACTTTCTTTGCTATCGAATTAGTGACATATTCCATAATTTCCCCTGTATTTGTAAAACAAGAAATCGATAGTAGTGATTACGATTTTGACGAAGATGATATTGAAGTTCCTGTATGGGCATACCAACTAGGTAATCATGGGCCTGAAGTTTTAACAGCTGGAATGTATGGATACTATTTATTTGGAAATGATGAATACGCTTTTGAAAAAGCATTTGTTTTTACTGAGTCTATGCTCATTTCTCAGGGGATAACATTTGGTACAAAGTATGCTGTAAATAAACAGCGCCCAGATGAATCTAATTATCTTTCGTTTCCAAGTGGTCATACAACTCATGCTTTTACTGTTGGGATGTGGATGAGTATGGATATTTATCGAAGCGCGAAGTTTCATGAAAATATTTACATTGCGTCTCTACCACTTATTTACGCTTCATATATTGGCTGGACTCGTATTGATGCAAATAAGCATAGCTTCAAAGATGTCGCTACTGGGGCCCTTATAGGATCTCTGACAAGCTATTTCATGTACGAGTTTCACTTTGATGAAAATGGAAAGTATCGATTTAATAATAAGAGTGGAGCAATTCTAACTCCAACTGTTGATCCTATTCGTAACCGTTACGGTCTAAGCATTGGGGTTACTCTATGA
- a CDS encoding DUF5522 domain-containing protein produces the protein MDSNQKLTYTNDEGLEVKTSQFLRNRGSCCRTSCLHCPYGFTLKNNDITFRDVEAQEIKLAQTIMDESAGKQEETSSIAASLMGSAFGAPKKKVNSIQINDENYHNYAFATLKEVVFGLIEKGPNQARKLYLREHFKEQGLDIDFINSTI, from the coding sequence ATGGATTCAAATCAAAAACTTACATATACTAATGATGAAGGCCTAGAGGTTAAGACATCACAATTTTTAAGAAACCGAGGTTCTTGCTGTCGAACAAGCTGTCTTCACTGCCCATATGGATTCACTCTTAAGAATAACGATATCACTTTTAGAGATGTTGAAGCACAAGAGATAAAACTCGCACAAACAATTATGGATGAAAGTGCTGGTAAGCAAGAAGAAACTTCTTCCATAGCGGCCTCACTCATGGGATCTGCATTTGGTGCACCTAAGAAAAAAGTTAATTCAATACAAATTAATGATGAAAATTATCACAATTATGCTTTTGCTACTTTAAAAGAAGTTGTCTTTGGGCTAATTGAAAAAGGACCGAATCAAGCAAGAAAGCTCTACTTAAGAGAGCACTTTAAAGAGCAAGGCCTGGATATCGACTTCATAAATTCAACGATTTAA
- a CDS encoding SlyX family protein encodes MNKEELEKRLVDLEEKFCHQDHLLGQLNEVVTKQEFIIDELVAHVKNLVAAQSDGPAEQMTLENLKDFKPPHY; translated from the coding sequence ATGAATAAAGAAGAACTTGAAAAGAGATTAGTCGATCTTGAAGAAAAATTTTGTCATCAAGATCATTTATTAGGCCAACTAAATGAAGTTGTAACAAAGCAAGAGTTTATCATTGATGAATTAGTTGCACATGTTAAGAATCTCGTGGCCGCCCAGAGCGACGGTCCTGCTGAGCAGATGACACTTGAGAATCTTAAAGACTTTAAGCCACCACATTACTAG
- a CDS encoding glutathione S-transferase family protein, whose translation MGRLVDGKWIKTSIITSDDDGAYDRIPRSFRDTISKDHDTFKPESGRYHLYVSYACPWAHRTLIYRKLKGLEEHISVSVVSPDMLDMGWTFETNISGATGDDLYGLNYLQEIYTKADPEVSTSVTVPVLWDKKTQRIVNNESSEIIRIFNKEFNELTGNTDDYYPKELASEIDELNDFIYPNINNGVYRSGFAKKQEAYESAVTSLFDALDKVEEKLEGNRFLLGERLTEADLRLVPTLLRFDCVYVTHFKCNLKRIKDYKNLSRYLKELYEMKAISETTNFEHIKRHYFYSHEDINPYRIVALGPSEII comes from the coding sequence ATGGGACGTTTAGTAGATGGAAAATGGATAAAAACCTCAATCATAACAAGTGATGATGATGGTGCTTACGATCGTATTCCTCGATCATTTAGAGATACGATTTCAAAAGATCACGACACTTTTAAGCCTGAGTCTGGCCGCTATCATCTCTATGTAAGCTACGCTTGTCCTTGGGCCCATCGAACTTTAATCTATCGAAAGCTCAAGGGGCTTGAAGAGCATATCAGTGTAAGTGTTGTCTCTCCAGATATGTTAGATATGGGGTGGACTTTTGAAACTAATATTTCAGGGGCCACTGGAGATGACCTATATGGCCTAAATTACCTGCAAGAGATTTATACTAAAGCTGATCCAGAAGTGAGTACTAGTGTTACTGTTCCAGTCTTATGGGATAAGAAGACACAGAGAATCGTAAATAATGAATCATCTGAGATTATTCGTATTTTTAATAAAGAATTTAATGAGCTAACAGGTAATACTGATGATTACTATCCTAAAGAGCTAGCTAGTGAAATCGATGAGCTAAATGATTTTATTTATCCAAATATAAATAACGGAGTTTATCGTAGTGGCTTCGCAAAGAAGCAAGAAGCTTATGAATCCGCTGTTACTAGTTTGTTTGATGCTTTAGATAAAGTTGAAGAGAAGTTAGAAGGAAATCGTTTTCTCTTAGGAGAAAGGTTAACCGAAGCAGACCTTCGTTTGGTTCCAACTCTTCTTCGTTTTGATTGCGTTTATGTGACCCACTTCAAATGTAATCTTAAACGAATAAAAGATTACAAAAATTTATCTCGTTATCTCAAGGAACTTTATGAGATGAAGGCGATAAGTGAAACAACGAATTTTGAACATATTAAAAGACATTATTTTTATAGCCATGAGGATATTAATCCATATCGAATTGTCGCTCTTGGCCCTTCGGAAATTATATAG
- a CDS encoding lipoprotein N-acyltransferase Lnb domain-containing protein: protein MKRTALLLVVLTTLISSLQAQARHSDSDFRERQRERMKERRKEKERKKKINRINWSANYQDLLNENGRFFQRLFRRHDAGRIIGLELIIASSSWSNIESGFGHTMLRFVDDIGTESDDVVLSFVANVDSVKLNYVKGIFGGYPVFPQVKSLRLFMDEYNNRQKRDLDRYIIISNEEIRNNVINELKEQWRQIAKHRIETHKGVMQETVEKLKNYSSEKYGQGQYGILPLRSQTGSIYALSAIPKKTEGQVKTTVEEIFPLLYDLPQSSDLGDYTFFANNCAGALVNFFKQVGLPYHKSLGIKGRIPLALPKYLKRALVNPYPIIKIKSLRELKEKVVEILDLKDIDQLRYDIKPEQVKVLINKLTLNEIRKLNEIVSFDLAAFNEYKAFIKKTDRIGFDELHGLEKVPANLYEICNNSKCESEIKTSLESFYGKGTLAKIQEEGQKLSKREIIKWKRDHRTKRRVRVYTDPYEGLLVNKEILDHQKRFYLLHERW, encoded by the coding sequence ATGAAGAGAACCGCACTACTTTTAGTAGTACTAACTACATTAATTTCAAGCTTACAGGCCCAGGCCAGACACAGCGACTCAGACTTTCGTGAAAGACAACGTGAAAGGATGAAAGAGCGTCGCAAAGAAAAAGAGCGCAAGAAGAAAATTAATCGAATCAACTGGTCTGCAAATTATCAGGACTTATTAAATGAGAATGGTCGCTTCTTTCAACGCCTATTTAGGCGTCATGATGCCGGTCGAATTATAGGTTTAGAGCTTATTATTGCATCAAGCTCTTGGTCAAATATTGAAAGTGGCTTTGGTCACACAATGCTTCGTTTTGTTGATGATATTGGAACTGAATCTGATGATGTTGTTCTAAGCTTTGTAGCAAATGTCGATAGTGTAAAGCTCAACTATGTAAAAGGTATATTTGGTGGATACCCAGTATTTCCTCAAGTCAAAAGTCTTCGTCTTTTTATGGATGAATACAATAACAGACAAAAAAGAGATCTTGATCGATACATTATTATCTCAAATGAAGAAATCAGAAATAACGTAATTAACGAGTTAAAAGAGCAATGGCGACAGATCGCTAAACACCGCATTGAAACACATAAAGGTGTAATGCAAGAAACTGTTGAAAAACTTAAAAACTACTCTAGTGAAAAATATGGACAGGGACAATATGGAATCCTGCCACTGAGGTCGCAAACAGGGTCAATCTATGCCCTATCAGCAATTCCAAAGAAAACTGAAGGACAAGTAAAGACAACAGTAGAAGAAATCTTTCCTCTTCTTTATGACCTTCCACAAAGTAGTGATTTGGGAGATTATACTTTCTTTGCAAATAATTGTGCTGGAGCACTTGTAAACTTCTTTAAACAAGTAGGACTTCCATATCATAAGAGCCTTGGTATAAAAGGAAGAATCCCTCTAGCTCTACCAAAGTACTTAAAAAGAGCATTAGTTAATCCTTATCCAATTATTAAGATTAAATCACTAAGAGAATTAAAAGAAAAAGTTGTTGAGATACTTGATCTTAAAGATATTGATCAACTTCGATACGACATAAAACCAGAACAAGTTAAAGTGCTAATTAATAAGCTAACTCTTAATGAAATTAGAAAACTAAATGAGATTGTATCATTTGACCTAGCTGCCTTTAATGAATACAAGGCTTTTATCAAAAAAACAGACCGTATTGGATTTGATGAATTACATGGCCTAGAAAAGGTTCCAGCTAACCTCTATGAAATTTGTAATAACTCAAAATGCGAGTCTGAAATCAAGACAAGCTTAGAGTCATTTTATGGAAAAGGTACTTTAGCAAAGATTCAAGAAGAAGGACAAAAGCTTTCTAAAAGAGAAATTATTAAGTGGAAACGCGATCATCGAACAAAAAGAAGAGTTCGTGTCTACACTGACCCATACGAAGGACTATTAGTTAACAAAGAAATACTAGATCATCAAAAACGATTCTATCTTTTACATGAGAGATGGTAA
- a CDS encoding TlpA family protein disulfide reductase yields MNNFKKEGSNLNPKEYLDIRTNEKINFPSQNEKDHSIAIFWATWCGPCKVEMQRLHDSVLEGKINPQSIYAINAFETGVKVRRFINQSPYKFRFINSPYATRKLQVKSTPTTIFLKGNNVTSMSSGLSLIGIWRAEKHLATK; encoded by the coding sequence ATGAATAACTTTAAGAAAGAGGGCTCAAATCTCAATCCAAAAGAATATCTTGATATCAGAACAAATGAGAAGATCAACTTTCCGTCTCAAAATGAGAAGGATCACTCTATTGCGATCTTTTGGGCAACGTGGTGTGGGCCATGTAAAGTTGAAATGCAAAGACTCCATGACTCAGTATTGGAAGGAAAAATCAATCCACAATCAATCTACGCTATTAACGCATTTGAAACAGGTGTAAAAGTACGTCGCTTTATTAATCAAAGTCCATATAAGTTTCGTTTCATAAATTCTCCTTATGCAACGAGAAAGCTCCAAGTAAAGTCCACACCCACAACAATCTTTTTAAAGGGTAATAATGTCACTTCCATGAGTTCTGGTTTGAGCTTAATTGGTATTTGGCGAGCAGAAAAGCATCTGGCCACAAAGTAA
- a CDS encoding peroxiredoxin family protein, with protein sequence MKYIIILLLSLSCFASEIGLKAGEKVPNLALKSITGKEYQLDNLDKKTALIFYRGSWCPYCIKQLKSVQSEVMSKIDKNSQILVISVDRAAVAKKMKDKNKFTFDVISDPKAQSLLAFNIVNKIDDELVKKYKQSYQIDVEADSGETHHMVAHPAVFVIDGDKITYSDIHINYKDRTKNEEIIKALSSN encoded by the coding sequence ATGAAATATATAATCATTTTATTACTGTCTTTAAGTTGTTTTGCATCTGAAATAGGTCTAAAGGCCGGTGAGAAGGTCCCAAATTTAGCTCTAAAATCTATCACAGGAAAAGAATATCAATTAGATAATTTAGATAAAAAGACCGCTCTGATTTTCTATCGTGGTTCATGGTGCCCGTACTGCATAAAGCAATTAAAGAGTGTGCAATCAGAAGTTATGAGTAAAATCGACAAGAACTCACAAATCTTAGTTATAAGTGTCGATCGAGCTGCAGTTGCAAAGAAAATGAAAGATAAAAATAAATTCACTTTCGATGTTATTAGTGATCCTAAAGCACAAAGTTTATTGGCCTTTAATATTGTGAATAAAATTGATGATGAACTCGTAAAGAAATACAAACAATCATATCAAATTGATGTTGAAGCAGACTCTGGAGAAACACATCATATGGTGGCCCATCCTGCAGTATTTGTTATAGATGGAGATAAGATTACTTATAGTGATATCCATATTAATTACAAAGATCGTACAAAGAATGAAGAGATCATAAAAGCACTTAGTTCTAATTAA
- a CDS encoding multidrug effflux MFS transporter, whose product MDFPSQDIEATQKKISQKEFIALMAALMSFAALAIDSMLPALNLIGDSLGVVNPNDNQMVISFIFIGMGIGQLLFGPISDAIGRKPSMYIGIGTFFFGCIISYSATTFNLMLLGRLIQGLGAASAKIISTAMVRDRFSGNVMAKTMSLIMIIFVLVPALAPTLGQLILSFGGWRDIFLFMIFLAIINFAWFSTRQEETLIEEYRRPLSFSKIKEATLETVKHPATVGYTLAAGLIFGAFIGYLNSSQQILQLKYGLGDKFPIAFGVLALAIGLSSFLNSKLVEEMGMRKLCETALTVLTIVAIIFNIIVYFTNGNPSFYLFYGFLLLCLFNFGLLFGNFSALALEPMGHIAGTANSVISSVQILISALIGSTIGQLYNETVTPIAIGFLVCSMLSLFIVKKVK is encoded by the coding sequence ATGGATTTTCCTTCTCAAGATATTGAAGCAACTCAAAAGAAAATAAGTCAGAAAGAATTTATTGCATTAATGGCCGCACTGATGTCATTTGCGGCCCTAGCTATTGATTCGATGTTACCGGCCCTAAACTTAATTGGAGATAGCTTAGGTGTCGTTAATCCCAATGATAACCAAATGGTCATATCATTTATATTTATCGGGATGGGAATTGGGCAATTATTATTTGGGCCAATTTCTGATGCCATCGGTAGAAAGCCTTCAATGTATATTGGTATAGGAACTTTCTTCTTTGGTTGTATAATATCTTATAGTGCAACAACATTTAATCTAATGTTGTTAGGAAGACTTATACAAGGTTTAGGGGCAGCATCAGCTAAGATTATATCAACAGCGATGGTAAGAGATCGATTCTCTGGAAATGTCATGGCAAAGACGATGTCTTTAATTATGATCATATTTGTCCTCGTTCCAGCGCTTGCGCCAACTTTAGGTCAACTAATTCTAAGCTTTGGAGGATGGCGAGATATATTTCTCTTTATGATCTTTTTGGCGATCATTAATTTCGCTTGGTTCAGTACGAGACAAGAAGAAACATTAATTGAAGAGTATCGCAGACCTCTTTCTTTTTCTAAGATTAAAGAAGCAACTCTAGAAACCGTTAAGCACCCTGCTACTGTTGGTTACACTCTAGCAGCTGGTTTAATATTTGGTGCTTTTATTGGCTACTTAAATTCATCTCAACAAATTTTACAATTAAAATATGGACTAGGTGATAAATTTCCAATCGCTTTTGGTGTTTTAGCATTGGCCATTGGACTATCTTCATTTTTAAATTCAAAACTTGTTGAAGAAATGGGGATGAGAAAGCTTTGTGAAACAGCTCTTACAGTTCTTACTATTGTCGCAATTATATTTAATATTATTGTTTACTTCACAAATGGAAATCCATCGTTTTATTTATTCTATGGTTTTCTGCTTCTTTGTTTATTCAACTTCGGTCTACTATTTGGGAACTTCAGTGCTTTGGCCCTCGAGCCTATGGGGCATATTGCCGGAACAGCAAACTCTGTTATAAGCTCTGTCCAGATTCTTATTTCAGCTCTTATTGGTTCCACTATTGGGCAATTGTATAATGAAACGGTAACGCCTATCGCAATAGGCTTCTTAGTTTGTAGCATGCTATCTCTTTTCATCGTAAAAAAAGTAAAATAG
- the rlmN gene encoding 23S rRNA (adenine(2503)-C(2))-methyltransferase RlmN — translation MKKSFFQFTFLELQELLSSKGLNSSGANLLYNWYYKKKNAYSKEIQDIAKSTLSFINENLSFSLPKVAMVQEANDRTVKFLFELEDGNKVESVLIPFHKKYSICLSSQVGCAMKCSFCFTGKQGLKRNLKAYEIIGQFLAAWHWLKENRPGEERILNIVFMGQGEPLHNFDEVKKACDIFTSQYGTSIGHQKITISTSGYIPGLKRWKDEIPGVNLALSLHSAFDEIRNELIPINQRYPLEEVLEYIDNIPLRYKQFVTYEYLLIKDLNDGERDARALGNLLQNRRALINLIPFNEFPGTQYKRPKEDNILNFKEILDTYSIPTLVRTTKGDDVLAACGQLNTK, via the coding sequence GTGAAAAAATCATTCTTTCAATTCACATTCCTTGAACTACAAGAGTTATTGAGTTCTAAAGGCTTAAATTCGTCTGGCGCAAACCTTCTTTACAATTGGTATTATAAGAAGAAAAACGCATATAGCAAAGAAATCCAAGATATTGCTAAATCAACTTTAAGTTTTATCAATGAAAACTTAAGTTTTTCTTTGCCTAAAGTCGCAATGGTTCAAGAGGCCAACGATCGTACCGTTAAATTTCTCTTTGAATTAGAAGATGGTAATAAAGTTGAAAGTGTTCTTATCCCATTTCATAAGAAGTATTCGATCTGTCTGTCTTCTCAGGTTGGCTGTGCGATGAAATGCTCTTTTTGCTTTACTGGTAAGCAGGGCCTAAAAAGAAACCTTAAGGCCTATGAAATTATAGGTCAGTTTCTAGCGGCATGGCATTGGCTTAAGGAGAATCGCCCTGGAGAAGAGCGCATCTTAAATATTGTCTTCATGGGACAAGGTGAGCCTCTACATAATTTTGATGAGGTGAAAAAAGCATGTGATATTTTTACTTCACAATATGGAACTTCAATTGGCCATCAAAAAATTACCATATCAACAAGTGGATATATACCGGGATTAAAGAGATGGAAGGATGAAATACCTGGAGTTAATCTGGCCTTATCTCTACATTCTGCATTTGATGAGATACGAAATGAACTTATCCCAATAAATCAGCGCTATCCATTAGAAGAAGTTCTCGAGTACATTGATAATATCCCATTAAGATATAAGCAATTTGTTACTTATGAATATTTATTAATTAAGGACTTAAATGATGGAGAAAGGGATGCTAGAGCGCTAGGGAACTTGCTTCAAAATAGAAGGGCCCTTATTAACCTGATTCCGTTCAATGAATTTCCTGGAACACAATACAAGCGTCCGAAAGAAGATAATATTCTTAATTTCAAAGAAATCCTCGATACTTACTCTATTCCAACTCTTGTTCGTACAACCAAGGGTGATGATGTCTTGGCCGCATGTGGTCAGCTCAATACCAAATGA
- a CDS encoding protein adenylyltransferase SelO produces MIKLEEIYQGLREFKQLTGRPQQTPGAHFSKVRPEKAPNPKLLCWSNGLASAMGIKDSDKELWIKLLSGNQDNYIPTPIAARYGGHQFGHWAGQLGDGRAMSLGQLNGMEIQLKGAGLTPYSRGADGKAVLRSSLREYICSEAMFHLGVPTTRALSLVETGEDVLRDMFYDGNAAYEKGAICTRIAPSFLRFGNYQIHAANHELEELKELIDYTIENYFPGMSIKEMFGEVVRRTACLMSEWMRVGFVHGVMNTDNLSMLGLTIDYGPYGWLDRFDPNWTPNTTDFREKRYRFINQVNIAYWNLAQLKEALQTVCLDNLDAQLDSFPDKFHHFYQDIQAKKVGLKTCERQFIDELFDLQYDLQADMTLFYRSLMVVMEGKEVDWQSIFYKDLTNDDRNRLDIWLKKWQREQKLQRVDPMIAYGVMNESNPVFIPRNYIVQLVLDDLEKGDETSLRNLEQAILNPYELNEFTRPFYKKAPEWSTSRPGCSTLSCSS; encoded by the coding sequence ATGATTAAACTCGAAGAAATTTATCAGGGGCTACGAGAGTTTAAACAGCTAACAGGTCGCCCTCAACAAACTCCAGGTGCACACTTTTCTAAAGTTAGACCTGAGAAAGCACCTAATCCTAAATTACTTTGTTGGAGTAATGGCCTAGCTTCTGCCATGGGAATTAAAGATTCAGATAAAGAGCTTTGGATTAAACTTTTAAGTGGTAATCAAGATAATTATATTCCAACTCCGATTGCTGCTCGCTACGGTGGCCATCAGTTTGGACATTGGGCCGGACAGCTTGGTGATGGCAGGGCCATGAGTCTTGGTCAATTAAATGGGATGGAAATTCAACTGAAAGGAGCAGGTCTAACTCCTTATTCAAGGGGAGCAGACGGTAAGGCCGTTCTTCGCTCATCACTTAGAGAATATATTTGCTCTGAAGCAATGTTTCATTTAGGAGTTCCAACGACAAGGGCATTAAGCCTTGTTGAGACCGGAGAGGATGTCCTTAGGGATATGTTCTATGATGGAAATGCTGCTTACGAGAAAGGAGCTATTTGTACTAGAATTGCACCTAGTTTCTTGAGGTTTGGGAATTATCAAATACATGCGGCCAACCATGAACTCGAAGAATTAAAAGAACTTATCGATTATACGATAGAAAATTATTTTCCTGGCATGTCCATTAAGGAAATGTTTGGTGAGGTTGTGCGCCGAACTGCTTGTCTCATGAGTGAATGGATGCGTGTTGGCTTTGTTCATGGAGTGATGAATACTGACAACTTATCAATGCTAGGACTTACTATCGACTATGGGCCTTATGGTTGGCTTGATCGATTCGATCCTAATTGGACACCAAATACAACTGACTTCAGAGAAAAACGTTACCGATTTATTAATCAAGTCAATATTGCATATTGGAATCTTGCTCAATTAAAAGAGGCGCTTCAGACTGTTTGTCTTGATAACCTCGATGCACAACTGGATAGCTTTCCTGATAAGTTCCATCACTTCTATCAAGATATTCAAGCAAAGAAAGTTGGACTTAAAACCTGTGAGCGTCAATTTATAGATGAACTCTTTGATCTTCAATATGATCTTCAAGCAGATATGACCCTCTTTTATCGCAGCTTAATGGTTGTGATGGAGGGCAAAGAAGTTGACTGGCAAAGCATCTTCTATAAAGACTTAACGAATGATGATAGAAATCGTCTGGATATCTGGTTAAAGAAATGGCAAAGGGAGCAAAAGCTTCAAAGAGTAGATCCTATGATTGCCTATGGAGTTATGAACGAATCAAACCCTGTCTTTATTCCAAGAAATTATATCGTGCAACTTGTTCTTGATGACCTAGAAAAAGGTGATGAAACAAGTCTACGTAATTTAGAGCAGGCGATTTTGAATCCATATGAATTAAATGAGTTCACGAGACCTTTTTATAAAAAAGCTCCTGAGTGGTCGACTTCACGACCAGGATGCTCAACTCTAAGTTGTTCAAGCTAA
- a CDS encoding pirin family protein, translated as MSKKELAYIIDPPPKHWVGNGFHVHTMFHPGHNLYKYTTPFLMMDFAAPKKFAPTKAKRGVGEHPHRGFETVTFAFGGEVEHRDSSGGGGVIGKGDVQWMTAASGVVHEEFHSQKFSEEGGVFEMVQLWVNLPSEFKMTSPRYQGVKGETFPRIHPAQGVELKLVSGNYLGEVGPCKTYSPINLIQTDMKEASNFSLSLEDKTNLLVLVRKGSISLNGNEVNEHQLAIFHRDGQEVEVSSKVGAELLIMNAVPIDEPVFSHGPFVMSTKEEIIQAFEDYQSGKMGHLS; from the coding sequence ATGAGTAAAAAAGAATTAGCATATATTATTGATCCACCTCCTAAGCACTGGGTTGGTAACGGCTTTCATGTCCACACAATGTTTCATCCTGGACATAATCTTTATAAATATACGACACCATTTCTTATGATGGACTTTGCTGCTCCTAAGAAATTTGCTCCAACAAAAGCAAAACGTGGAGTCGGAGAACATCCCCATCGAGGATTTGAGACCGTTACGTTTGCTTTTGGTGGAGAAGTTGAGCACAGAGACTCAAGTGGTGGCGGAGGAGTCATTGGAAAAGGTGATGTCCAGTGGATGACTGCTGCAAGTGGTGTTGTACATGAAGAATTTCATTCTCAGAAGTTTAGTGAAGAGGGTGGCGTTTTTGAAATGGTACAGCTTTGGGTAAATCTTCCAAGCGAGTTCAAAATGACGTCGCCAAGATATCAAGGCGTAAAGGGAGAAACTTTTCCAAGGATTCATCCTGCTCAAGGAGTTGAACTAAAATTAGTTTCAGGAAATTATTTAGGAGAAGTGGGTCCTTGTAAAACGTATTCTCCAATAAATCTTATTCAAACAGATATGAAAGAAGCTTCTAACTTCTCGCTTTCTTTAGAAGATAAAACAAACTTACTTGTTCTCGTTAGGAAGGGAAGTATTTCTTTAAATGGTAATGAAGTTAACGAACATCAATTAGCAATTTTTCATAGGGATGGCCAAGAGGTTGAGGTATCGAGTAAAGTGGGGGCAGAGCTTTTAATAATGAATGCCGTTCCAATTGATGAGCCTGTCTTTTCACACGGCCCTTTTGTTATGAGTACAAAAGAAGAAATTATTCAAGCTTTTGAAGATTACCAATCAGGCAAAATGGGACACCTCAGTTAA